One Bombina bombina isolate aBomBom1 chromosome 5, aBomBom1.pri, whole genome shotgun sequence DNA segment encodes these proteins:
- the LOC128659230 gene encoding gastrula zinc finger protein XlCGF52.1-like isoform X1: MNSYVLDKHMNSSYPFFTTGSIRMIPQTPTFLDTNDYSQTLGISQQIFKEHGELSGTGQQSLCTESDLVIKQEDNIYEFSSEIIIPEDKPHTFAEFSKHIKEEKSLQSSQMIHTKDKPFKCTECEKSFRYKSHLLEHHTILTDEKPHTCPECGKCFIQMTKLIAYGRTHTGEKPFSCTECGKSFTRMYNLKTHKKNHRGEKPFTCTECGKSFTQKSDLKKHERIHTGEKPFTCTECGESFTQKSDLKKHERIHTGEKPFTCAECGKSFTEKSNLRKHERIHTGEKPFTCTECGKCFTEKSNLRKHERSHTGEKPFTCTECGRSFIQKSDLKKHERIHTGEKLFTCTACGKSFTRISSLKNHERIHTGEKPFTCTECGKSFTDKGNLRKHERSHKGRNLSHV; the protein is encoded by the exons atgaactcatatgtgttag acaaacacatgaatagttcatatccattctttactacaggaagcatcagaatgataccacagactccaacatttttagacactaatgactattcacaaacattggggatatcacagcagatatttaaagaacaTGGTGAATtgtcaggaactgggcagcaatcattatgtacagagagtgatttagtcatcaaacaagaggacaacatttatgagttttctagtgaaattattatcccagaggataaaccacacacatttgctgagttttcaaaacatattaaagaagagaaaagtctacagtctagccaaatgattcatacaaaagacaaacctttcaaatgtacagaatgtgagaaaagctttagatataAGTCTCATCTTCTAGAACACCACACAATTCTCACAGATGAGAAGCCTCACACATGTCCTGAGTGTGGCAAATGTTTTATACAAATGACAAAACTTATAGCTTATGGaaggacccacacaggggagaaaccatttagctgtacagagtgtggaaaaagttttacacgaatgtataatctgaaaactcataaaaagaatcacagaggagaaaagcctttcacgtgtacagagtgtggaaaaagttttacacaaaagagtgatctgaaaaagcatgaaaggattcacacaggagaaaaacctttcacatgtacagagtgtggagaaagttttacacaaaagagtgatctgaaaaagcatgaaaggattcacacaggagaaaaacctttcacatgtgcagagtgtggaaaaagttttacagaaaaaagtaatctgagaaaacatgaaaggattcacacaggagaaaagcctttcacatgtacagagtgtggaaaatgttttacagaaaaaagtaatctgagaaaacatgaaaggagtcacacaggagaaaagcctttcacatgtacagagtgtggaagaagttttatacaaaagagtgatctgaaaaagcatgaaaggattcacacaggagaaaagctgttcacatgtacagcgtgtgggaaaagttttacacgaataagtagtctgaaaaatcatgaaaggattcacacaggagaaaagccattcacatgtacagagtgtggaaaaagttttacagataagggtaatctgagaaaacatgaaaggagtcacaagggaagaaacctttcacatgtttag
- the LOC128659230 gene encoding gastrula zinc finger protein XlCGF8.2DB-like isoform X2: MNSYVLGSIRMIPQTPTFLDTNDYSQTLGISQQIFKEHGELSGTGQQSLCTESDLVIKQEDNIYEFSSEIIIPEDKPHTFAEFSKHIKEEKSLQSSQMIHTKDKPFKCTECEKSFRYKSHLLEHHTILTDEKPHTCPECGKCFIQMTKLIAYGRTHTGEKPFSCTECGKSFTRMYNLKTHKKNHRGEKPFTCTECGKSFTQKSDLKKHERIHTGEKPFTCTECGESFTQKSDLKKHERIHTGEKPFTCAECGKSFTEKSNLRKHERIHTGEKPFTCTECGKCFTEKSNLRKHERSHTGEKPFTCTECGRSFIQKSDLKKHERIHTGEKLFTCTACGKSFTRISSLKNHERIHTGEKPFTCTECGKSFTDKGNLRKHERSHKGRNLSHV, encoded by the exons atgaactcatatgtgttag gaagcatcagaatgataccacagactccaacatttttagacactaatgactattcacaaacattggggatatcacagcagatatttaaagaacaTGGTGAATtgtcaggaactgggcagcaatcattatgtacagagagtgatttagtcatcaaacaagaggacaacatttatgagttttctagtgaaattattatcccagaggataaaccacacacatttgctgagttttcaaaacatattaaagaagagaaaagtctacagtctagccaaatgattcatacaaaagacaaacctttcaaatgtacagaatgtgagaaaagctttagatataAGTCTCATCTTCTAGAACACCACACAATTCTCACAGATGAGAAGCCTCACACATGTCCTGAGTGTGGCAAATGTTTTATACAAATGACAAAACTTATAGCTTATGGaaggacccacacaggggagaaaccatttagctgtacagagtgtggaaaaagttttacacgaatgtataatctgaaaactcataaaaagaatcacagaggagaaaagcctttcacgtgtacagagtgtggaaaaagttttacacaaaagagtgatctgaaaaagcatgaaaggattcacacaggagaaaaacctttcacatgtacagagtgtggagaaagttttacacaaaagagtgatctgaaaaagcatgaaaggattcacacaggagaaaaacctttcacatgtgcagagtgtggaaaaagttttacagaaaaaagtaatctgagaaaacatgaaaggattcacacaggagaaaagcctttcacatgtacagagtgtggaaaatgttttacagaaaaaagtaatctgagaaaacatgaaaggagtcacacaggagaaaagcctttcacatgtacagagtgtggaagaagttttatacaaaagagtgatctgaaaaagcatgaaaggattcacacaggagaaaagctgttcacatgtacagcgtgtgggaaaagttttacacgaataagtagtctgaaaaatcatgaaaggattcacacaggagaaaagccattcacatgtacagagtgtggaaaaagttttacagataagggtaatctgagaaaacatgaaaggagtcacaagggaagaaacctttcacatgtttag